TGATGGCGCAAGATTGGCACTGATTCAAATTCTCGACATTGAGCGAAATACCAATATTTTAGCAGCCGAACCTTCTTCGTTACCTGCAACACCGCCGGATGTAAAAAATTTAAACCAACTTGCTTTTACCAACAATCCCAGTTTTTTACGCTCAGCACTTGCTGTAGATATCTCTAAATTTGTGCTTTTAGTCGCAGAAAATGATCGAAAGTGGAATTTAGATTTTAATGCAACCTATGGCAATGTCGCAAATACAGGAGTCGATAAAACAACAGACGTGAGAGCCGGCTTGACTTTCAGCCGAGAATTTGGCGATTTAACAGTCGAACAAAGGTATCAGCGAAGTCGAGTTAACCGGCTTCAAGCTGAAAATAACTTGAATGATGTAAGAGAAAGTTTAGAAATTCAAGTAACGGATAGAGTCAGAGATGTTAACTTGAAGCTCAAACAAGTGGAACTTGCCCAACGCGCTAGAGAGTTATCTGAAAAGCAACTGAGTATAGAACAAGAAAAGCTGAAATTCGGAAGATCAAATATTATTAATATTGTCAATTTTCAAAATGATTTAGCGCAAGCAAGAAATGCAGAGTTAGCCGCTAAAATTGATTATTTAAATGCCCTGACTTTGCTTGAGCAAACGGTTGGGATTACTTTAGATGCTTGGAATATTACAGTTGAGTCAAAATGAAAAATTAGTCAATTTGCCTGAATCCGATTTTTTTACCTCAGATAAACACAAATGAGTTAAGCGCTGGTGTAATAAGCTAAAATGATTAATGCGATAAACTCTCACAACTTCTTGCTGGAGAATATCTACATCCCACACCACCAGCGCCCCCGCCGCAAACACAGGTGCCCCTTTTAAAAACTTTCCTCCAGCCGGTTTCCCTGTGTAAAATGCGGCAATAGAAGCGCCCAGTTTAAAACTCATACACCCTTTCACTTCGCCGGCTAAACCTTTGCCACCTCAGTAAAGCGAATCTTGAGATAATCATCTTCCATTTTGGCACCGGCAGGCTGCAGGGCAGCCAATGCTTGCGGCAGCACTAAATTGCGCCGGTGGTTGCCAATTCGGATATTTAATTCATCCCCCGTCTTATTCAGTTGAACTTGATCTTTAGGAATTCCAGGCAAGTAAAGCTCTAAGCTGTATTGATTATTCTCTTGTACCACTCTCAGGGTGGTTTCTTTGTAGTAAACCTGAGTCGGATCTTCATCCGCATACAGCGTTTCTTTCAGGCGATCTAAGGCAGCTAAGCCGCACATTTCTTCGGAATAAAGGGGAACTTCTTTAACCGGCAGCGGGTGAAAATTCTCGTGAATTTCGTGCCGGTATTGCTGCTGGTTTTCTTTCCAGCGCTGAAAGAAAGGATCGGTTACAGATTCAGGAATAATCCGGTTTGCTACGACTAAATCTGTGCCGACGTTATAAAGACTTAAATAGGCATGAGCACGAAGTGACTCTTTAATCACCATTTTCTCTGGATTGGTGACTAAGCGCACAGATGTTTGAGTATTATCTGTGAGAACTTTTTCTAGTGCTTCAATTTGTTCATAAAACTCATAAGGCGCATCCATCACCTCTCTGTCAGGCAGGGAAAAACCGGCAAGAGGTTTAAAAAACGGTTCAACCAAAGGGCGCAGCACAACTGACATTTGTTGCAGTGGGCGATAAAACCGGCGCATATACCAGCCGCTGACTTCCGGTAAACTCAGCAATCTCAATGCTGTGCCGGTGGGTGCTGAGTCAATGATCAGCACATCAAATTCACCCTCGTCGTAATGACGCTTCATCCGGACTAGGCCAAAAATCTCATCCATGCCCGGTAAAATGGCCAACTCTTCAGCCTGGACGCCATCAAGTCCTCGCGCTTGCAGAACTTGGGTGATGTAACGCTTCACCGCACCCCAATTGCTTTCTAACTCCATCAGCGCATCGAGTTCTGCCCCCCACAAGTTGGGGCGCACCAGTTGCGGCTCGTGGCCCAGTTCTAGGTCAAAACTGTCTGCCAAGGAGTGAGCAGGATCGGTACTCAGCACAAGGGTTCTATAGCCGAGTTCAGCACAACGCAAGCCTGTAGCCGCTGCTACGGAGGTTTTGCCTACGCCTCCTTTGCCGGTCATCAATATTACGCGCATGAATCGTTTAACCCCGCCTGAGAATTATTTACATTTATTTAATTTAGCGGGTTTTCGCCGGCAACAGGTCTGGCTGAAGGGTGATTTCAATCCCTGTTAGGCATTTAGGAATTTTGCGTTCCTCGGTGCCGGTGGATGCGGCATCACTCCTCCATTTTCCATCTGCACTCGCAATTTGTTGAGTGATTAACCCCTCAATTCACAGATCCCAGTCAAATTACTCCTGAGAAGTTTTTACATTAATTAACCTTAGCGGATTTTCCTGGCCACAACTGCTTTACAACATCAAGGCGCGAACAGTTCCAATAATCAATGTGAGAAATAATCAATTCTTCAGCGTTGAGTTTTAACTCACTCTTACCGGGAATGGCGATCCGGGGTTTCCAGGGAACCGGCGCGTTAAAGCTAAGTGTCCAGCGGGTTTCAATCGTGTCACCGGCACGCTGCATATCGTGCACATCCATTTGGGTATCAATAAACCAAGTCTTGATAAAACCGATCATCAGCCGGTAGCGTTCCACACCACGGAACTCGTTAAGCGGATCTTTAAAGTAAACATTTTTATCATAAATACTGTAAGTTTGGTCAAGGGGAAATCTTTGATAGTCTTGCTGAAGAATCTCGATAATGTCCACAGTTAACGTTTCCTCCTTAATCTTGTTGAGCGCAAAGCTTGCTGATCAGCAAATCAGCTTTTAATTAACCGTTATAGGATTTTCAGGCTCAGACCACATTTTCGAGCTTGCCCCTGATTATATGGCAACGGTGAGTTGCCCTGCAGTCTGCGCTCCACCGGCATAAAGTATTGAGATTTTAGATTTCCCGCTAATTTCTGTAAACTCATTACATCACTGAAGGTGCGATTCGCAAATATGCCTAAACGTGTAATCATTCAACCGCTCCTCAACGCAACTGAACTCGAAACGCGATACCGCCAAGCTAAAGATCCCGTCGAACGCAGTCATTATCAAATTGTGTGGCTGTTGGCTTCTGGAAAAACGACCCAAGAAGTCGCGCAGGTAACGGGTTATAGCTTGGATTGGATTCGCAAAATTGTTCGCCGCTACAACCAACTTGGGCCAGAAGGACTCGGAGATCGCCGGCACGAAAATCCGGGTGGCGAACCGTTGCTGTCTGAGGATCAGCAAGCTCAATTGTGGCAAGCTTTGCATGGGCCGGCCCCTGATGGTGGGTTATGGAATAGCCGGAAAGTGGCCGAGTGGATCTCCACTCAAATAGACCGACCTGTAGCAATGCAAAGGGGGTGGGATTACCTGCAACAAATGGGTTTCCGCTTGCACACTTCTCGTAATCTATCTGAGATCGCAGTGTCCTCGTCTGCCTTAGAATCTGAGACGGTGCCCCAGGAACGCAGAAAAAAAACAGGTGCCGGTCGGGTATCGCTCACATCAGAATCATCCGGGGGCGATGGTGAGACTGCCGGCTAAAGCTCAACGTCAAATCGGCGGTAGGCCGGCTACCGCCCGGAGTGAGGAAAATAAAATGATTAAACGGATGCTATCCGAACAGATTTTGCTGTGAATTTGCATTATTTTCAACAATAAAAAGTTTGGTTGAGGAAATTGCTATTAGTTGAAAATCCAAGCTTCTAAACTATCAAAACCTAAACAAGCGACTCGCCCATCATTCTAAAACATCCAAAATCGAGAAAGCGTCCCTAGCTATGGCTGGTATTGTACAAAAGAACAATGGGAAAAAAAGTTAAAGAATAGAGGGATTTAAAAATTGTTTGAGTAAGATTATGCAAACTCAAAGACAATATGGGTGCCGGCTAAATTTGGAACCTTAGCGAGTAACAATTAAGAAAGATGAATCAGTTGAGAAAATCCTTAACATTAGCAGCAGGGCTTTCATTGGCTGTGATGGGTTTGGGGACGGGTGCTGTAGCCGGTCAAAACGGCAGTCCAGAGCCGGTTTTAATTGCGGACTACTGTGCGAATGTCACAACCCAAACTACCCCTCTAGCGGTTCGAGAGGGGCCGGGGGTAGTTTACCCGGTGATCGGCAGCATCCCCAAAGGCGCAAAAGTCCGGGTGGCGAGAAGAAACAGCGCCCCAATTAATACAGAGGCTTGGCACTGGTTGTATATTACGAGGGCGGAATTACCCAATGGTGAGCAGCAATTAGCAGGTTGGGTATCCTCCAAATTTATTGGAGCCGGTTTTAATTGCCAGGGTTTTGGCGGAGCAAGTTGAAGTTAACTCTGCTCAAATTTGCTAAAGGTGAAGTTTTTTAATTCACTTTTATTTGGAAAAACTAAAGCATCACATTTGACAACAAGCGTGATGCTTTTTATTTTTACCGGCTTACAAGAATATCTCATACCAAAACAGACTCTTTCACTTACTATCAAGAGCCGGTTTAAAACTCAGCCCTCAGCACTCACTCTCACTGCATTCGGTCAATTGTGCGATATTGAATTGCTTCAGCTACATGGGGAGTTTGCAAGTTCTCATCCCCCGCCAAATCTGCAATTGTTCTTGCCACTTTCAGGATGCGGTCAGTTGCCCGCGCCGAAAGACCTAACTTACGAATTGCGCCTTCTAATAAATTCCGGCTAGCATCTTCTAGCTGACACCACCGGCGCAAATGCTGTGACTGCATTTCGGCATTGCAACCCACCGTTCGGTCTTCTTTAAAGCGATCACGGGTGCGTTCCCGTGCTGCCCTCACCCGATCTCGCACTGGCGCAGATTCCTCACCTGTGG
This DNA window, taken from Microcoleus sp. FACHB-68, encodes the following:
- a CDS encoding TRC40/GET3/ArsA family transport-energizing ATPase, encoding MRVILMTGKGGVGKTSVAAATGLRCAELGYRTLVLSTDPAHSLADSFDLELGHEPQLVRPNLWGAELDALMELESNWGAVKRYITQVLQARGLDGVQAEELAILPGMDEIFGLVRMKRHYDEGEFDVLIIDSAPTGTALRLLSLPEVSGWYMRRFYRPLQQMSVVLRPLVEPFFKPLAGFSLPDREVMDAPYEFYEQIEALEKVLTDNTQTSVRLVTNPEKMVIKESLRAHAYLSLYNVGTDLVVANRIIPESVTDPFFQRWKENQQQYRHEIHENFHPLPVKEVPLYSEEMCGLAALDRLKETLYADEDPTQVYYKETTLRVVQENNQYSLELYLPGIPKDQVQLNKTGDELNIRIGNHRRNLVLPQALAALQPAGAKMEDDYLKIRFTEVAKV
- a CDS encoding DUF2358 domain-containing protein, which gives rise to MDIIEILQQDYQRFPLDQTYSIYDKNVYFKDPLNEFRGVERYRLMIGFIKTWFIDTQMDVHDMQRAGDTIETRWTLSFNAPVPWKPRIAIPGKSELKLNAEELIISHIDYWNCSRLDVVKQLWPGKSAKVN
- a CDS encoding helix-turn-helix domain-containing protein; the encoded protein is MPKRVIIQPLLNATELETRYRQAKDPVERSHYQIVWLLASGKTTQEVAQVTGYSLDWIRKIVRRYNQLGPEGLGDRRHENPGGEPLLSEDQQAQLWQALHGPAPDGGLWNSRKVAEWISTQIDRPVAMQRGWDYLQQMGFRLHTSRNLSEIAVSSSALESETVPQERRKKTGAGRVSLTSESSGGDGETAG
- a CDS encoding SH3 domain-containing protein; the protein is MNQLRKSLTLAAGLSLAVMGLGTGAVAGQNGSPEPVLIADYCANVTTQTTPLAVREGPGVVYPVIGSIPKGAKVRVARRNSAPINTEAWHWLYITRAELPNGEQQLAGWVSSKFIGAGFNCQGFGGAS